GTCCGGACTGATGTATCCGAGTAGCCCAGCGTAGAGTACTCCTGCTAAGCCCGCAAACATTGCCGAAACGGTAAAAAGCATGATTTTCATTAGGCTAACGTTGATTCCCACCATACTGGCAGCCGTTTCGTCATCGCGAAATGCTCTCGTTCTCATCCCGATCGGGCTTTTGGAGAATATTATGGAAAGAATTACGGTTAAGAACGCAACTGCTAACAATAGGACAAACATTCGTCCGTCCGTATTTAATTGCAGTGAACCAATTGAAAATGGTGGAATGCCAGTTAGCCCATTGGCTCCTCCGGTAATATGCTCCAGATTCGTCATTAATTCTCCCATTATTACTCCAAAGCCAAGTGTCGCTAATGCTAAATAATGACCCTTAAGCTTCAATGCTGGCCATCCTAAGGCGAGCCCAACGATACCGGTTATGATTACAGCAAAAACGGCATCTAAAAGCATGGGACTATGGTGAAGGACGAGAATAGAATACGTATAGCTACCAATACCAAAAAACGCCGACTGAGCCATGGAAATTTGTCCACCAAATCCTACAATAAAATTCAGGCCGACAGCCAACATAATATTGATCAAAGCGACATTTAATACGTGGACATAGTAGACATCCAGGACTTGGGCCAGAAACAATAGGACAGTGTATGCAATAATCAGAGTTATTGAAACAACAGCTATTCTTCGCTTCATTGTTTTCACGGCCTCTCCATGATTGGTTCACCAAAAATCCCTTGTGGTCGGAAAATTAGGAACGCGATCAACAGTCCAAAGGAAATCACATCGACGTATTGAGAGGAAATAAAGTAAGATCCGAAGGCTTCTAAAACACCAAGAATAAGCCCTCCTACAAGGGCCCCCTGAACATTACCAAACCCCCCGATAATACAGGCTGCAAACGCCTTCAATGCAACCAGACTCCCCATATCGGCTGATACATAGAACAATGGGGCCATCAAAACCCCAGCAATTCCCGCTAGTACAAACGCATACGCAAAAATGATGGAAATGATCGTCTTAGTATTAACCCCCATGAGACGTGCCACTTCTCCATCCTGAGCAGTAGCTTGCATTGCACGCCCAACTTGCGTACGGCGAAACATAAATACCTGTAATCCCATTAGAATTAATAGGGCAGCAAGAATACTGATATATTGACCTGAGAATGCGGCGCGTCCGACGTGCAACGTAACAGCTTTGAACGGACTAGGGTCTATTAAGGGTTCTGGTCCCCATATCAAAACTGCGATGTTCTTCAGAAACAGTGATAAACCGATAGTCGCTACAATTGCAGACAATTGTGATGACTTTCGCAACGGATGATACATCCATCGCGCAATGAATATTCCGAATATTGCCATAAAAATCATAACCATGAGTAAATTAAGAACCCATGGTAAATGTAAAGACATAGCCAACCAACCTGCACTAACGTACGCAGCAATCATGACTAATTCACCCTGCGCAAAATTAACAATCCCAACAGCGTTCCATATCAAGGTGAACCCTAATGCAATCAGGGCATAGATTGCCCCCATTGCCAGACCAGAAATGATGAGTTGAAGGCTCATTGGCTTCCCCCACTTTAAATAGAATGCGGTTGCAAAAGGGGAAGGGTACGGTCCCATCCCCTCACTTTTTTAACCTAGATTATGACCCACTAACCTTCTTAATTACCACGGGTTGACCGTTCTGTACCTGTGTAATTAAGCCGGCATGAACCATGTCCCCGCCGGAGCTATAACTGTAATTCGTAATGACGCCCTGGTAATTTTTAATGTTCTCAAGTGCCTTTTGAATTGATGGTGCATCGACTTTACTGGAGTGTTGTAACGCATCTATTAGTATATTCATTGCGTCGTAATAGGCCGTCGCATACAATTCAGGTTTTGTGTGATAGACACTATTAAACTTTGATTCCCAGGCCTGAATCCGTGGGTCGGGATTGTTTTGCGTAAAGTCAGTAATAGCATATGCCCCATTAGAAGCACTGCCTGCCAGATTTAGAAATGGTGGTTGGCTAAACGAGGTTGAGCCGATCAGCTTAAAATTCGCGCCAAGTTGCTTCATCTGCTGGGCTAAGAGACCGCTAGGTTGATCGTCTGTCCAGACGATAACGCCATCTACTTTTGCCTTTTCAAAACTTAATATCTGAGATGTGAAGTCTTTCGTAGAGTCATCGTGTGTTTGAATATCAACTGGGGTAATCCCGTCTGCAGCAAGGGCTTGTTTGACTGCTTGAATCCCACTCTGTCCGAAGGACGTGTTGACGTAATCTAATCCCACACGTTTTAAATGAAGATCATTTACTGCGTACTGTACAAGTAATTTTGCCCCGATGGAATCATTTAACCTAATACGAAAAATCCACGGATTGCCTTGTGCAGTGATCACCGGCCCGGTGGCTCCGGTCAGTGCAGGCACTTTGTACTTGCTGAACAAAGATTCAGCTGGAAGCATGGCTGGGGAAAAGTGTGGCCCAATAACTGCAACAACGTTGTCTTGCGTAACCAGTTTTGTCACGGCATTCGAGGCAACCGTAGGATTGGGTCCTTGGTCATCCTCAAAGAATAACTTGATCTGCCTACCGCCGATACCACCTTTAGCATTCACGTCATTAACGGCCAGTTGTATACCCTGTTTCATGTACTTACCATCCTGAGCGAACTGTCCTGTCAAAGGAGCCGAAACACCAATATTAATCTCTTTTGAAGACTGGTTAGTACCACAGCCGGCAATTGAACCGAGACACACGGCACCCACTAGACCAAGCAAGCACTT
This is a stretch of genomic DNA from Alicyclobacillus dauci. It encodes these proteins:
- a CDS encoding ABC transporter substrate-binding protein; translation: MKKARKCLLGLVGAVCLGSIAGCGTNQSSKEINIGVSAPLTGQFAQDGKYMKQGIQLAVNDVNAKGGIGGRQIKLFFEDDQGPNPTVASNAVTKLVTQDNVVAVIGPHFSPAMLPAESLFSKYKVPALTGATGPVITAQGNPWIFRIRLNDSIGAKLLVQYAVNDLHLKRVGLDYVNTSFGQSGIQAVKQALAADGITPVDIQTHDDSTKDFTSQILSFEKAKVDGVIVWTDDQPSGLLAQQMKQLGANFKLIGSTSFSQPPFLNLAGSASNGAYAITDFTQNNPDPRIQAWESKFNSVYHTKPELYATAYYDAMNILIDALQHSSKVDAPSIQKALENIKNYQGVITNYSYSSGGDMVHAGLITQVQNGQPVVIKKVSGS
- a CDS encoding branched-chain amino acid ABC transporter permease produces the protein MKRRIAVVSITLIIAYTVLLFLAQVLDVYYVHVLNVALINIMLAVGLNFIVGFGGQISMAQSAFFGIGSYTYSILVLHHSPMLLDAVFAVIITGIVGLALGWPALKLKGHYLALATLGFGVIMGELMTNLEHITGGANGLTGIPPFSIGSLQLNTDGRMFVLLLAVAFLTVILSIIFSKSPIGMRTRAFRDDETAASMVGINVSLMKIMLFTVSAMFAGLAGVLYAGLLGYISPDVFAWSTTFNYLVMIVVGGLGSTAGPVIGALLFTFIPEWLRFLKDSYMAVFGLVVIIMIVVAPEGLKGLGAVVWARHLKRLFRRNPENLKASREGTAYEHHSN
- a CDS encoding branched-chain amino acid ABC transporter permease codes for the protein MSLQLIISGLAMGAIYALIALGFTLIWNAVGIVNFAQGELVMIAAYVSAGWLAMSLHLPWVLNLLMVMIFMAIFGIFIARWMYHPLRKSSQLSAIVATIGLSLFLKNIAVLIWGPEPLIDPSPFKAVTLHVGRAAFSGQYISILAALLILMGLQVFMFRRTQVGRAMQATAQDGEVARLMGVNTKTIISIIFAYAFVLAGIAGVLMAPLFYVSADMGSLVALKAFAACIIGGFGNVQGALVGGLILGVLEAFGSYFISSQYVDVISFGLLIAFLIFRPQGIFGEPIMERP